The Pseudomonas moraviensis genome contains the following window.
CGGCATGAACTGGCTCGATATCTGCGCGCTAGAAGAGATCAACGCCCTCGGATCGCGGATCATTGCCGGGCCGAAAGGTGACATCGCGATTTTTCGTACAAGCGACGATGAGGTTTTCGCCCTTGATGACCGTTGCCCGCACAAGGGCGGGCCGCTGTCGCAAGGCCTGATCTACGGCAAACGTGTGGCGTGCCCGCTGCACAACTGGCAGATCGACCTCGAAACCGGCGAAGCCCAGGCACCGGATATCGGCTGTGCCCACCACCATCCGGCGCGAGTCGAGAACGGTCGGGTGCAACTGGCCCTGCGGGACGCCATCTGATGAACCGCCAGACGACCGCCTCGACCTGCTGTTACTGCGGGGTCGGCTGCGGCGTGCTGATCGAGCATGACGGCGAGCGCATCCTCGGCGTCAGCGGCGATCCGGCGCACCCGGCCAACTTCGGCAAACTGTGCAGCAAAGGCTCGACGCTGCACCTGACCGGCGACCTCGCCGCCCGCGCCTTGTACCCGGAACTGCGTCTGGGCAAAGGCCTGGCGCGCAGCCGTACTGACTGGGACAGCGCACTGGAACACGCCGCCAACGTGTTTGCCGAAACCATCACCGCACACGGCCCGGACAGCGTAGCGTTCTACATTTCCGGGCAGTTGCTCACCGAGGACTACTACGCCTTCAACAAACTCGCGCGGGCGCTGGTCGGCACCAACAATATCGACAGCAATTCGCGGCTGTGCATGTCCTCGGCGGTGGTCGGCTACAAACGCAGCCTCGGCGCTGACGCACCGCCATGCAGTTACGAAGATCTGGAACTGAGCGACTGCGTGATGATCGTCGGCAGTAACATGGCCTACGCCCATCCGGTACTTTTCCGTCGACTGGAAGAAGCCAAATCCCGTCGTCCGCAGATGAAAGTCATCGTCATTGACCCGCGTCGCACCGACACATGCGATTTGGCTGACCTGCATCTGGCGATTCTTCCGG
Protein-coding sequences here:
- the nirD gene encoding nitrite reductase small subunit NirD, producing the protein MNWLDICALEEINALGSRIIAGPKGDIAIFRTSDDEVFALDDRCPHKGGPLSQGLIYGKRVACPLHNWQIDLETGEAQAPDIGCAHHHPARVENGRVQLALRDAI